A genomic stretch from Dissulfurispira thermophila includes:
- the ftsY gene encoding signal recognition particle-docking protein FtsY, whose protein sequence is MGFLDKLKSSLTKTKKNIVERVESILLGRSIDESVIDDIEEVLITSDVGTEATNEIITLLREKIKVGEIKNSEDVRSYLKTEMALLLGKPQPLIPFGEKPFVILAVGVNGVGKTTTIGKLASRFISEGNSVILAAADTFRAAAIEQLEIWAKRSGADIIKHQSGSDPAAVAFDAVEAAKARGVDIVIIDTAGRLHTKSQLMDELKKINRVIKKSIPDAPQEILLIVDATTGQNALRQAQIFNEAIGITGIALTKLDGTAKGGIIFAIKKELGIPVRLIGVGEGVDDLKDFDPEDFVAALFDYNQ, encoded by the coding sequence ATGGGATTCTTAGACAAACTAAAATCAAGTCTTACAAAGACAAAAAAGAATATTGTTGAAAGGGTTGAGTCAATACTTCTTGGCAGAAGTATTGACGAATCAGTTATTGATGACATTGAAGAAGTTCTCATAACATCAGATGTTGGAACCGAGGCAACAAACGAAATAATCACTCTTCTCAGAGAAAAAATAAAAGTAGGCGAGATAAAGAATTCGGAAGATGTAAGGTCTTATTTGAAGACTGAGATGGCTTTATTGCTTGGTAAACCACAGCCTCTTATCCCATTTGGAGAAAAGCCTTTTGTGATTTTAGCTGTTGGCGTTAATGGTGTAGGCAAGACCACAACTATTGGCAAGCTTGCGTCAAGATTCATATCAGAAGGAAACTCTGTAATCCTTGCTGCAGCAGATACATTCAGGGCTGCTGCAATTGAGCAACTCGAGATATGGGCAAAGCGATCAGGAGCAGATATAATAAAGCATCAGAGCGGCTCTGACCCTGCTGCTGTTGCCTTTGATGCAGTAGAGGCTGCGAAAGCAAGGGGAGTCGATATAGTGATTATTGATACAGCGGGAAGACTCCATACAAAGAGCCAATTAATGGATGAACTTAAAAAGATCAACCGTGTTATAAAAAAATCCATACCTGATGCACCACAAGAGATTTTACTTATAGTAGATGCCACCACAGGGCAGAACGCATTAAGACAGGCACAAATATTCAACGAGGCAATAGGAATAACGGGCATTGCCCTTACAAAACTCGACGGCACTGCAAAAGGTGGGATTATCTTTGCAATAAAAAAGGAGCTTGGCATACCTGTGAGGCTTATAGGTGTTGGTGAAGGAGTTGATGATCTAAAGGACTTTGACCCAGAGGACTTTGTTGCAGCACTGTTTGACTATAATCAGTAA
- a CDS encoding bifunctional 3,4-dihydroxy-2-butanone-4-phosphate synthase/GTP cyclohydrolase II produces the protein MEKYKFNTIEEAIEDIAKGKMVILVDDEDRENEGDLCMAAEKITPEAINFMAKYGRGLICLSLTPQRVEELKLPMMTDDNTSSFGTAFTVSIEAKKGVSTGISAYDRAVTILTAINPQTKPEDLARPGHVFPLRAKPGGVLQRAGQTEGSVDLARLAGMYPAGVICEIMNDDGTMARVPQLMEFAERHRMKIITVKDLIQYRMRTERFVRRIATVQMPTEYGGDFTAIAYANDVDPNIHIALVKGEIKPDDKVLVRVHSECLTGDVFGSKRCDCGDQLHKAMDMIRKEGKGVLLYMRQEGRGIGLANKLKAYELQDKGLDTVEANIKLGFKPDLRDYGIGAQILVDLGVRKMRLMTNNPKKIVGLEGYGLKVVERVSVESKPHDKNIVYLKTKKKKLGHMLENV, from the coding sequence ATGGAAAAATATAAATTCAATACTATAGAAGAGGCTATTGAAGATATAGCAAAAGGAAAGATGGTTATCCTTGTTGATGATGAAGATAGAGAAAACGAAGGTGACCTGTGTATGGCTGCTGAAAAGATTACCCCGGAGGCAATAAACTTCATGGCAAAATATGGTAGGGGACTTATTTGCCTTTCTCTTACCCCTCAAAGAGTTGAAGAACTGAAACTCCCTATGATGACAGATGATAATACATCTTCATTTGGCACTGCATTTACAGTATCTATTGAGGCTAAAAAAGGTGTTTCAACAGGAATATCTGCATATGACAGGGCTGTTACTATACTTACAGCAATAAATCCACAAACAAAACCAGAAGACCTTGCAAGACCCGGACATGTATTTCCTCTCAGGGCAAAACCAGGGGGGGTCTTGCAGAGGGCAGGCCAGACCGAGGGCTCTGTTGACCTTGCCCGACTTGCGGGGATGTATCCTGCAGGTGTTATATGCGAGATAATGAATGACGACGGGACAATGGCACGAGTTCCGCAACTGATGGAATTTGCAGAAAGGCATCGCATGAAGATAATAACAGTAAAAGACCTTATCCAGTACAGAATGAGGACAGAAAGGTTTGTAAGGAGGATTGCTACTGTCCAGATGCCAACAGAGTATGGAGGTGACTTTACAGCCATAGCATATGCAAATGATGTTGATCCAAATATTCATATAGCACTTGTAAAAGGAGAGATTAAGCCCGATGATAAAGTCCTTGTTAGAGTCCATTCTGAATGCCTTACAGGAGATGTCTTTGGTTCAAAGAGGTGCGACTGCGGAGACCAGTTGCACAAGGCAATGGATATGATAAGAAAAGAGGGCAAGGGAGTGCTTCTTTATATGAGACAAGAAGGACGAGGCATAGGGCTTGCCAATAAACTAAAGGCTTACGAACTTCAAGATAAAGGACTTGACACTGTGGAGGCTAATATTAAACTTGGGTTTAAGCCTGATCTTCGCGACTACGGTATTGGTGCACAGATACTCGTTGATCTTGGTGTCAGAAAAATGAGGCTTATGACAAATAATCCTAAGAAAATAGTAGGACTCGAAGGTTATGGTCTTAAGGTCGTTGAAAGGGTATCAGTGGAATCAAAACCCCATGATAAAAATATTGTTTATCTGAAAACAAAGAAAAAGAAGTTAGGGCATATGCTCGAAAATGTTTAA
- a CDS encoding GAF domain-containing protein, with amino-acid sequence MEQLSLKQDKFFDILSTILSTLDIDEVLTTVVKEIKTLLSADRCTLFLVDKDNNELYSKVLQADNLVEIRVPITRSSLAGYTSMTGNVLNIKDAYDNKELKSIDSELCFDKRWDEKSGYRTKSVLAIPVKAKGEIVGVFQALNKPDGFSDMDIQIMEQLAFLLGIAVNNALSYQIIEEEKKLREYIIDDIEEGICIIDAKKRIISSANRFLEVMSGMRYLVDNMIGHDFFEIFPQLSDTQLEEKVNEAIRDGFKKIALLEVLEVKIIPYLDEKAKVRKLILIFTRV; translated from the coding sequence ATGGAACAGCTTTCTTTAAAACAGGATAAGTTTTTTGACATTCTAAGCACCATACTCTCCACCCTTGATATAGACGAGGTGCTCACAACTGTTGTCAAAGAGATAAAAACACTCCTTAGTGCTGACAGATGCACCCTTTTTCTTGTTGATAAAGACAATAATGAGCTTTACTCAAAGGTCCTTCAGGCAGACAATCTCGTAGAAATAAGGGTTCCAATTACTCGCAGCAGCCTTGCGGGCTATACATCTATGACAGGGAATGTCCTGAATATAAAGGATGCCTATGATAACAAAGAGCTAAAATCTATAGACAGTGAATTGTGTTTTGACAAGAGATGGGATGAAAAGAGCGGCTATAGAACAAAAAGTGTCCTTGCAATTCCTGTGAAGGCAAAAGGCGAGATTGTAGGAGTATTTCAGGCACTCAATAAACCTGATGGTTTTTCTGACATGGATATTCAAATAATGGAGCAACTCGCATTTCTCCTTGGTATTGCTGTTAATAATGCACTCTCATATCAGATCATTGAAGAAGAGAAAAAGCTCAGGGAATATATTATTGATGATATAGAAGAAGGCATCTGCATTATTGATGCAAAAAAAAGGATTATATCTTCAGCAAACAGATTCCTGGAAGTAATGAGCGGCATGCGGTATTTAGTAGATAATATGATCGGGCATGATTTTTTTGAAATATTCCCCCAGCTTTCAGATACACAGTTAGAAGAAAAAGTGAATGAGGCAATTAGAGACGGATTCAAAAAAATAGCACTGCTCGAAGTACTAGAGGTAAAAATCATTCCTTATCTGGATGAAAAAGCAAAGGTCAGGAAATTAATACTCATTTTTACGAGGGTATAG
- a CDS encoding GspE/PulE family protein, with amino-acid sequence MAFKRPTGKSFEELLIEKGILTKEKLQELLTKVTKEKKSLEQLLLESGFSEEKIAAVKAEYLGYEFIDLSSYPQPPADLLKHIKPAYAKNYKVIPIRYEDDVLTVAMAEPRDFMALEEVIRLYKDAKFRIKDSRVIMTTTKQLFSAIEKFYALPKEEIGMGNILSQLAETYKPEIEVAEVAREDATENSAPIVMLANKIIEEAFQKRTSDIHLEPAIDHLRVRYRIDGELTEVMRVPRYAQDALITRFKIMSDMRIDERRQPQDGRIDFTKYNPAVEIDLRVSTVPTPHGEDIVMRILDKKSSILSLDMLGFNEHNMKLYKDAIASPYGIILHVGPTGSGKTTALYAALKSMDTPDVKIVTAEDPVEYTLGGQIIQSNINPAAGYTFAKAIRAFMRHDPDIILIGEIRDLETAKTAVEASLTGHLVFSTLHTNDAVGTVTRLTEMGIESYLVADSLLLVCAQRLMRRICKKCKESYIATDEEEEITKGDIKAGTTLYKGKGCDACEGTGYKGRTGVYEILSMNRKLRSLLIKGASTEELRKAAIETGMRTLRQDAIEKALTGVSTVEEVVSTTLAEA; translated from the coding sequence GTGGCATTTAAAAGACCGACAGGGAAAAGTTTTGAAGAACTGCTCATAGAAAAGGGCATCCTGACAAAAGAGAAACTACAGGAACTCCTTACAAAAGTAACAAAAGAAAAAAAGAGCCTTGAACAGCTTTTGTTGGAGTCAGGATTTTCTGAAGAAAAGATAGCTGCTGTAAAGGCAGAATATCTTGGATATGAATTCATTGACCTTTCATCCTATCCACAGCCGCCTGCTGATTTATTAAAACACATAAAGCCTGCATATGCAAAAAACTACAAGGTAATTCCTATAAGATATGAAGATGATGTCCTAACTGTTGCAATGGCTGAGCCAAGAGATTTCATGGCGCTTGAGGAGGTTATTCGCCTTTATAAAGATGCAAAGTTCAGGATAAAGGACTCCAGAGTCATTATGACCACAACAAAACAACTCTTTTCTGCCATAGAAAAATTTTATGCCTTACCAAAAGAAGAAATAGGGATGGGGAACATATTGTCCCAACTTGCAGAGACTTATAAGCCTGAAATAGAAGTAGCAGAGGTTGCAAGGGAAGATGCCACAGAAAACAGCGCACCAATTGTAATGCTTGCAAATAAGATAATTGAAGAGGCATTTCAGAAAAGGACAAGCGATATACACCTTGAACCCGCGATAGACCACCTGCGTGTCAGGTACCGCATAGATGGGGAGCTAACAGAGGTGATGCGTGTGCCAAGATATGCGCAAGATGCACTTATTACAAGATTTAAGATAATGTCTGACATGAGGATAGATGAAAGGCGCCAGCCACAGGATGGAAGAATAGACTTTACCAAGTATAATCCAGCAGTTGAGATAGACCTCCGTGTCTCTACTGTTCCAACACCTCATGGAGAAGACATAGTAATGAGGATACTCGATAAAAAGAGTTCTATCCTTTCTCTGGATATGCTCGGATTCAATGAACACAACATGAAATTGTATAAAGATGCAATAGCCTCTCCATACGGCATTATCCTCCATGTAGGACCCACGGGGAGCGGAAAAACAACAGCGCTTTATGCTGCACTGAAGTCTATGGACACGCCTGATGTAAAGATAGTCACTGCTGAAGACCCTGTTGAATATACACTTGGGGGGCAGATTATACAGAGCAATATAAACCCTGCAGCAGGTTATACATTTGCAAAGGCAATAAGGGCATTTATGAGGCATGACCCTGACATTATCTTGATAGGAGAAATCAGAGACCTTGAAACAGCAAAGACCGCTGTAGAGGCATCATTGACAGGGCATCTTGTTTTTTCCACCCTTCACACAAATGATGCTGTAGGCACTGTCACAAGACTTACAGAGATGGGCATAGAATCATATCTCGTTGCTGACTCCCTGCTTTTGGTCTGTGCACAGAGGCTTATGAGAAGGATATGCAAGAAGTGCAAGGAATCTTATATTGCAACAGACGAAGAAGAGGAGATCACAAAAGGAGACATCAAAGCCGGGACAACACTTTACAAAGGAAAAGGCTGTGATGCATGTGAAGGCACAGGATACAAGGGACGCACGGGTGTTTATGAAATACTATCTATGAACAGAAAACTCCGAAGCCTTTTGATAAAAGGTGCATCAACAGAGGAATTAAGAAAGGCAGCCATCGAAACAGGTATGAGGACACTCAGACAAGATGCAATAGAAAAGGCCCTGACAGGTGTCAGCACTGTAGAAGAGGTTGTATCAACTACACTGGCAGAAGCATAA